The following nucleotide sequence is from Allocatelliglobosispora scoriae.
TGGCCGGATCCCGGCCGGGCAACCGAGACGTCACGTCCGGGCCGCGTCGGCTCGGTCCGCTGGAACTCGTCTCGGCCGCCGTGCTGACGCTGATGCTCGGCGCCTGCTCCGACTGTGAGACTGGTGGTTGCCGGTAGGCGGCCTGACTCTTGCTTACGACTGACCCCGCAGTCTGGGTGTCCTTGCTGTTGATCTGTCGTCCGCCTGCCGGCGCACCACCCCGCGGTGCTGGCCGGGCGGGCAGTGACCTCATAGGAGCCTGAAGGCAACTCAGTCTCGTCACAGTCCCGTCCACCCGGCCGGCCAGCGTCGCCACCCGCGCCCAGGCCTGAGCTGGAGGTAGCTGTGACAAGCATGAACCCCGACCCGCGACTGCGTCGAGTCGTCATCGGCGTCGACACCCACAAGTACGTCCACGTCGCGGTCGCCCTCGACGACATCGGCGGCCGCCTGGACGACCGCTCCTTCCCCGCCGACCGGGCAGGATACGAACAGCTCATCGACTGGGCGGCCGACCTCGGCGCCCGCAGACTGATCTTCGCGATCGAAGGGACCGGCTCCTACGGCGTCGGGCTGACCTCGGCCGTGCGCAGGCGCGGCATCGGCGTGGTCGAGGTCCTGCGGACAGACCGCCGCGACCGGCGCCTACGCGGCAAGAGCGACACCCTCGACGCCGAGAACGCCGCCCGCGCAGCCCTGTCTGGCAACGCCACCTCGGTCCCCAAGACCAACGACGGCACCGTCGAGATGATCCGCCAGATCAAGGTCGCCAAAGACGTCGCTGTCAAGGCCCGGACCTCAGCCATGATCACTCTCAAAGCGGTGATCGTCACCGCCGCACCCGAACTCCGCGAACAGCTGCAGCCCTTGTCGAAGATGGCCCTGATCAACCGATGCGCAGCCCTGCGCCCCGGCAGCATCACCACCGTAGCAGCGGCGACCAAGCACACGCTGCGGTCGATCGCACGCCGCTGGCAGCAGCTCAACGACGAGATCAAAACCCACGAGAAACTCCTGACCGAGCTCACCACCCAGCTCGTTCCGCAACTCGTCGCCGCGTTCGGCGTCGGCGCGGACACCGCCGCAGAGCTACTCATCGTCGCCGGCGACAACATCGACCGCGTTCGCTCCGAAGCAGCATGGGCCCGACTCTGCGGCGTCGCACCGATCCCGGCCTCGTCCGGCCTGACCACCCGCCACCGACTCAACCGCGGCGGCCACCGCCAGGCCAACGCCGCGCTCTACCGCTCCGTCATCGTCCGCATGCAACACCACCAGCCCACCCGCGCCTACGTCACCCGCCGAACCAGCGAAGGCAAGACCAAAGCAGAGATCATCCGCTGCCTAAAACGCCTACTCGCTCGCGAAATCTGGGCACTCCTGCGCCCCCTACGCAGCACGAACACCACCACCACAGCCATAACTTGACAGATATAGGAGCGTCAACGCGTTGATGGAGTCCACGATCGGCCTCTACAAGACCGAACTGATCAAACCCCGACGACCGTGGCGGACCCTGGCCCAGGTCGAACTGGCCACCGCGGAATGGGTCGACTGGTACAACCACAGCCAGCTGCATTCGACCATCGGGCACCTGCCACCCGCCGAATACGAATCGATGTTCTACGCTCACACCACCCCCGACACCAGCGGGCCTGTAACGATTTCCGTGTTTGAACCTTGATGTGATCGATGATTGTTAGTGGGTGATCCGATCGCCGTAGGCGAGGATCAGGGCGTTGAGTGCTTTGGCCCAGCCGTAGATCCGGCCGGTGATGCTGCCGCCGTTGCGCTTTTCTCGGACAACGAGGTAGAGCACCTTCATGGCGGCCTGTTCGGACGGGAAGTGCCCTCGTCGGCGGGACGCCTGCCGGAACCGGGCGTTGAGCGACTCGATGGTGTTGGTCGTGTACAGGACCTTCCTGACCTCGGCGTCGTAGTCGAGGAACGGCACGAACTGCGGCCAGGCCTGCCGCCATAGCCGGATCACGGCCGGGTACTGGGCGCCGAAGTCGTCGGCGAACCGTTCGAAGCGTTCCTCGGCCGCCGCGACCGTCGGAGCGGTGTAGATCTCCGGCAACGCCGGGGTGATCTTCTGCCAGTCCTTGCGGTTGGTGTACCGCAGCGACGCCCGGACGAGGTGGACGACGCACTGCTGGTGGACCGCGAGGGGCCAGACCTGTTCGATCGCGTCGGTCATGCCTTTCAACTCGTCGGAGCAGACCATGAACACGTCCTGCACGCCGCGGTTGCGCAGCTCGGTCAGGTACGCCGCCCACTGCTTGGCGCCTTCACCGCCGGTCCCGGCCCACATGCTCAGGACGCCGCGTTCGCCGTCGAGGCTGACCCCGACCGCGACGTAGACCGGTCGGTTCGCGACCTGACCGTCCCTGATCTTCATGATCAGCGCGTCGACGAACACGGTGGCGTAGACCACGTCTAGGGGCCGCTGCCGCCACGCCTCCATCTCGCCGAGGACCGCGTCGGTGACCTTGCTGATCAGCTCCCGCGACACGGTCGCGTCGTAGACGTCGGCCAGATGCGCCTCGATCTCGCCCGTGGTGAGCCCTTTCGCGTACAGCGACACGATCGTGTCGTTGAACCCGGTCAACCGGCGGGCGTGCTTGGGCACGATTCGCGGCTCGAACGTGCCGGCCCGATCCCGCGGGACCTGGATACGAACGGGCCCGACATCGGTCTGCACCGTTTTCTCGCCGTGCCCGTTGCGGATGTCGGCCCGCCGACTCGTTCCGGGATCGACGCCATCGGCGTCGTCGAGGTGCTCGTCGAGTTCGGCGTCCAACGCCGACTCGAGGACCGTCCGGGTGATCCCGGCGAGCAGGCCCCCTGGCCCTACCAGCGACAACCCCTCCGCGCGGGCCTTGTCGACCAGTTGCCGGGCGAAGTCCGGCTCCGCCTGCGACGCGGGCTCCACCCGAGCCGGCACCGTTTTCCTCGCTGCCATGAACATGATCCTTTCCAACCGGGCAACGCCCGGTTCAACGGATCACATCCAGGTCAAACACGGAAATCTACACACTCCCGAATTCGCCGATGCGGGGGATTCGAAGGGCCTGCTCATTTGCTACATATCGGACAGTATTCGAGCCGCTCAGCGACGAGGACGAAGCCTCGTGCGCATCCGGTGGCGCCGCAGGAGCCATTTGCACCGTCCAGCGGATTGCTTATACGTGGCTCGGCTTCGGGCTCAGGGCTGCGGCAACGAGCGCAGCGAGGTTGCCCGTCGCGACGCCGCCTTCGACTGTTGCCGTGCGAGCACCTGCCGCTCGTGTTCGACGTGAGATCATCGGTCGTTTTCGTGGTGGGGTCGTCGCGGCCGCTCGCGCGCGTAACGGTGACGGCCGTACGGAAAGCACCCCTTCTCTCCTGTGATAGCTCCTCCCGTGGTTCCTCTTGGTTCCTAGGGTGGACTCCGACGGTCCCCCTCTCGTGCCTGCCGGTGTCCCCCTGAGGGGGACCGATGGTGTCCGTCTCAGGGGGACCGCCACGGTCCGGCCGGTCCGGGCTTTCC
It contains:
- a CDS encoding IS110 family transposase encodes the protein MNPDPRLRRVVIGVDTHKYVHVAVALDDIGGRLDDRSFPADRAGYEQLIDWAADLGARRLIFAIEGTGSYGVGLTSAVRRRGIGVVEVLRTDRRDRRLRGKSDTLDAENAARAALSGNATSVPKTNDGTVEMIRQIKVAKDVAVKARTSAMITLKAVIVTAAPELREQLQPLSKMALINRCAALRPGSITTVAAATKHTLRSIARRWQQLNDEIKTHEKLLTELTTQLVPQLVAAFGVGADTAAELLIVAGDNIDRVRSEAAWARLCGVAPIPASSGLTTRHRLNRGGHRQANAALYRSVIVRMQHHQPTRAYVTRRTSEGKTKAEIIRCLKRLLAREIWALLRPLRSTNTTTTAIT
- a CDS encoding integrase core domain-containing protein gives rise to the protein MESTIGLYKTELIKPRRPWRTLAQVELATAEWVDWYNHSQLHSTIGHLPPAEYESMFYAHTTPDTSGPVTISVFEP
- a CDS encoding IS256 family transposase, with the translated sequence MAARKTVPARVEPASQAEPDFARQLVDKARAEGLSLVGPGGLLAGITRTVLESALDAELDEHLDDADGVDPGTSRRADIRNGHGEKTVQTDVGPVRIQVPRDRAGTFEPRIVPKHARRLTGFNDTIVSLYAKGLTTGEIEAHLADVYDATVSRELISKVTDAVLGEMEAWRQRPLDVVYATVFVDALIMKIRDGQVANRPVYVAVGVSLDGERGVLSMWAGTGGEGAKQWAAYLTELRNRGVQDVFMVCSDELKGMTDAIEQVWPLAVHQQCVVHLVRASLRYTNRKDWQKITPALPEIYTAPTVAAAEERFERFADDFGAQYPAVIRLWRQAWPQFVPFLDYDAEVRKVLYTTNTIESLNARFRQASRRRGHFPSEQAAMKVLYLVVREKRNGGSITGRIYGWAKALNALILAYGDRITH